One stretch of Miscanthus floridulus cultivar M001 chromosome 18, ASM1932011v1, whole genome shotgun sequence DNA includes these proteins:
- the LOC136521781 gene encoding pentatricopeptide repeat-containing protein At3g18110, chloroplastic, with protein MSTMAVTSSPLPFLSSSSSFTCHIRRAGTATTTAASSASEDFDYPLADPSVRWPHLRFPQLPAPRFPATVAAAPPVPARPPQEAENPAATSASAPSLVEPLDARAHRGRVKKLSKLALRRAQDWRARVAGLADAVLALPTGAPVDDVLDGARATPDEVAFVVRAVGESSWRRALDAFEWLARSSAPASRAVAVVLGVLGRARQDSTAEEVFLRFAGEGASVQVFNSMMGVYARSGRFDDARQLLDTMHDRGIDPDLVSFNTLINARSKAGCLAAGVALDLLSEVRQSGLRPDVITYNTLISACSQSSNLEDAVTVFEEMIASECRPDLWTYNAMVSVHGRCGKAEEAEQLFRELVEKGFMPDAITYNSLLYAFAKEGNVDKVEHTCEELVKAGFKKNEITYNTMIHMYGKMGRLDLAVGLYDEMRAVGCTPDAVTYTVMIDSLGKMDRIAEAGKMLEDMADAGLKPTLVAFSALICAYAKGGRRADAEKTFDCMIASGVKPDRLAYLVMLDVFARSGETKKMLRLYRTMMNDNYRPDDDMYRVLLVALAKEDKHEEIEEIIQDMESLCRMNLGVISTILIKARCVSQGAKLLKKACLQGYKPDAKSLWSIMNAYVMIEKHEEGLSLLECIREHVSSSQDLISECSIVLLCRKQTSISAYEQYSQRLTLKYPGQNCNLYEYLITCLVEAELFSEACQVFCDMQFIGLEASKNIYESIISTYCKLGFPETAHGLMDDALQSGIPLNILSCRVIIIEAYGKIKLWQQAEILVKGLRQASGIDRRIWNALIHAYAESGLYEKARAVFDNMIKTGPLPTVDSVNGMMRALIVDGRLDELYVVVQELQDMDFKISKSTVLLMLDAFAKAGDVFEVMKIYNGMKAAGYLPNMHLYRSMISLLCHHNRFRDVELMIAEMEGAGFKPDLAILNALLNMYTAAGNFDRTTQVYQSILEAGLEPDEDTYNTLIVMYCKSLRPEEGFTLLNEMGKRGLTPKLQSYKSLLAASAKAELREQADQLFEEMRSKSYQLNRSIYHMMMKIYRNAGNHSKAENLLAVMKEDGIEPTIATMHILMTSYGTAGQPQEAENVLKSLKSSSLEVSTLPYSTVFDAYLKNGDYDLGITKLLEMKRDGVEPDHQVWTCFIRAASLCEQTADAILLLKSLQDCGFDLPIRLLTERTPSLLSEIANYLEELEALEDSAALNFVNAVEDLLWAFECRATASRIFQLAVERSIYRDNVFRVAQKDWGADFRKLSAGAALVGLTLWLDHMQDASLQGSPESPKSVVLVTGEGEYNMVSLRKTIRAYLLEMGSPFLPCRARSGRFVVKDYSLKMWLKDSPFCMDLELKDAPALPKLNSMKLIEGYFMRAGLVSAFKDIHERLGEVWPKKFSRLALLSEECRDEVMKADIQGRTEKLERMKKKGIVTARKSKTRARREKFVREQEQNMKVVLE; from the exons ATGTCTACGATGGCAGTCACCTCCTCACCATTACCcttcctctcctcttcttcctccttcacGTGCCATATCCGCCGAGCGGGCACCGCCACCACTACGGCAGCGTCATCTGCTTCCGAAGACTTCGACTACCCTCTTGCCGACCCCTCCGTTCGATGGCCCCACCTCCGCTTCCCGCAGCTCCCCGCGCCGCGCTTCCCCGCCACCGTCGCCGCGGCACCTCCGGTCCCCGCAAGACCACCCCAGGAAGCGGAGAACCCCGCGGCGACCTCCGCCTCCGCACCTTCACTCGTGGAGCCACTGGACGCGCGTGCTCATCGCGGGAGGGTGAAGAAGCTGAGCAAGCTCGCGCTGCGGCGAGCGCAGGACTGGCGCGCGCGCGTGGCCGGGCTCGCGGACGCCGTCCTCGCGCTGCCTACCGGGGCTCCCGTCGACGACGTGCTCGACGGTGCTCGGGCGACGCCAGACGAGGTCGCCTTCGTCGTGCGCGCCGTCGGGGAGAGCTCCTGGCGGCGCGCGCTGGATGCCTTCGAGTGGCTCGCCCGGAGCAGCGCCCCGGCTTCACGCGCCGTCGCAGTCGTTCTCGGCGTCCTCGGCCGCGCGCGCCAGGATTCGACCGCGGAGGAGGTCTTCCTCCGCTTCGCCGGAGAGGGCGCCAGTGTTCAGGTGTTCAACTCCATGATGGGCGTTTATGCGCGCTCTGGCCGATTCGATGACGCACGGCAGCTGCTTGACACAATGCACGACCGGGGGATCGATCCTGACCTCGTCAGCTTCAATACTCTAATCAATGCCAGGTCCAAGGCTGGGTGTTTGGCCGCCGGCGTCGCCCTTGACCTCCTATCTGAAGTCCGACAATCTGGGCTAAGGCCCGATGTTATCACTTATAACACGCTCATCAGTGCTTGCTCACAGAGTTCTAATCTGGAAGATGCTGTGACGGTGTTTGAGGAGATGATAGCTTCAGAGTGCCGACCGGATTTGTGGACATACAATGCAATGGTGTCGGTGCATGGCAGGTGTGGGAAGGCTGAGGAGGCTGAGCAGCTGTTTAGGGAGCTGGTGGAGAAGGGTTTTATGCCTGATGCGATCACTTACAATTCTCTTCTCTATGCTTTTGCAAAGGAAGGGAATGTTGACAAGGTGGAGCACACATGTGAGGAATTGGTTAAGGCTGGGTTCAAGAAGAATGAAATAACATACAACACCATGATTCATATGTATGGGAAAATGGGCAGGCTTGACTTAGCAGTGGGTCTGTATGATGAGATGAGGGCTGTGGGCTGTACTCCAGATGCTGTGACGTATACGGTCATGATTGATTCTTTGGGGAAGATGGATAGGATTGCTGAGGCGGGGAAGATGCTGGAGGACATGGCAGATGCGGGATTGAAGCCAACTTTAGTAGCTTTTAGTGCTCTGATTTGTGCATATGCCAAAGGTGGGAGGCGGGCTGACGCGGAGAAGACATTTGATTGCATGATTGCATCAGGTGTCAAACCTGATCGTTTAGCGTACTTGGTTATGCTGGATGTTTTTGCAAGGTCAGGTGAGACGAAAAAAATGTTGCGTCTGTATCGAACAATGATGAATGATAATTACAGACCAGATGATGACATGTACCGGGTCTTGCTTGTTGCACTTGCAAAGGAAGATAAGCATGAGGAGATTGAAGAAATTATCCAAGACATGGAATCACTTTGTCGAATGAATCTGGGAGTAATATCAACAATACTTATCAAGGCGAGGTGTGTTTCCCAGGGCGCTAAACTATTAAAAAAGGCATGTCTCCAGGGATACAAGCCTGATGCTAAGAGCTTATGGTCCATTATGAATGCATATGTAATGATAGAAAAGCATGAGGAAGGTCTCTCTTTGCTTGAATGCATCCGTGAGCATGTTTCCAGTTCCCAGGATTTGATATCAGAATGTTCCATCGTACTTCTATGCAGAAAACAGACGAGCATTTCTGCCTATGAACAGTACAGTCAAAGGTTAACGTTAAAATACCCTGGTCAAAACTGTAACTTGTATGAGTACTTGATTACATGCCTCGTGGAAGCTGAGTTATTTTCTGAAGCTTGTCAAGTGTTCTGCGACATGCAGTTTATTGGCTTAGAAGCTTCTAAAAATATTTACGAGAGTATAATTTCCACCTACTGTAAACTGGGATTCCCAGAAACAGCACATGGGTTGATGGATGATGCTTTGCAATCTGGTATTCCGTTAAACATTCTCTCTTGTAGGGTAATTATAATTGAAGCATATGGGAAGATAAAACTCTGGCAGCAAGCAGAAATCTTGGTGAAAGGGCTGAGGCAAGCATCAGGTATCGATAGAAGGATTTGGAATGCTTTGATACATGCATATGCAGAGAGTGGACTTTATGAGAAAGCAAGGGCAGTCTTTGATAATATGATTAAAACAGGTCCTCTGCCAACTGTTGATTCAGTTAATGGAATGATGAGGGCATTGATTGTTGATGGCAGATTGGATGAGTTGTATGTCGTTGTACAAGAGCTTCAAGATATGGACTTCAAGATCAGCAAAAGTACAGTGCTCCTTATGCTTGATGCTTTTGCAAAAGCTGGGGATGTATTCGAGGTAATGAaaatctataatggaatgaaggCTGCAGGATACTTGCCAAATATGCACCTCTACAGAAGTATGATTTCCTTGCTCTGCCATCACAACCGATTCAGGGATGTTGAGTTGATGATTGCAGAGATGGAGGGAGCAGGGTTCAAGCCAGATCTTGCCATACTTAATGCTCTTCTTAATATGTACACCGCCGCTGGGAACTTTGATAGGACAACACAAGTATATCAAAGTATTCTCGAAGCTGGCTTAGAGCCTGATGAAGATACATACAATACGTTGATAGTCATGTACTGTAAAAGCTTGAGGCCAGAAGAAGGTTTTACACTATTGAATGAAATGGGCAAACGAGGCCTGACACCAAAGTTGCAGTCCTACAAAAGCTTGCTTGCTGCATCTGCAAAAGCAGAGCTGAGGGAGCAAGCTGACCAGCTTTTTGAGGAAATGCGATCTAAGAGTTATCAATTGAATAGATCTATCTATCATATGATGATGAAAATTTACAGGAATGCTGGCAACCACTCCAAAGCTGAGAACTTGCTAGCAGTAATGAAAGAGGATGGCATAGAGCCAACAATTGCCACTATGCATATCCTCATGACTTCTTACGGGACTGCTGGGCAACCTCAAGAAGCTGAGAATGTACTGAAGAGCTTGAAATCTTCCAGTTTGGAAGTTAGCACATTACCATACAGTACTGTCTTTGATGCTTACCTGAAAAACGGTGACTATGATCTTGGAATCACAAAACTGCTGGAAATGAAAAGAGATGGTGTAGAACCAGATCATCAAGTTTGGACATGTTTCATTAGGGCAGCTAGTTTGTGTGAGCAAACTGCTGATGCTATTCTTCTTCTAAAGTCTCTACAGGATTGTGGATTTGACCTCCCCATTAG GCTCCTGACTGAAAGGACACCATCACTGTTAAGTGAGATCGCCAATTATCTGGAAGAGCTTGAAGCATTAGAAGATTCTGCTGCTTTGAACTTTGTAAATGCAGTAGAAGATTTGTTGTGGGCATTTGAATGCCGAGCAACAGCTTCACGGATTTTCCAATTGGCAGTAGAGAGAAGCATATACCGCGATAATGTCTTTCG TGTGGCACAAAAGGACTGGGGCGCTGACTTCCGGAAGCTGTCTGCTGGGGCTGCACTTGTTGGTCTTACATTGTGGCTTGATCACATGCAA GATGCTTCACTCCAAGGTTCACCAGAATCTCCCAAATCTGTTGTACTGGTCACAGGGGAGGGGGAATATAACATGGTATCCCTGCGTAAAACAATCAGAGCCTACCTTTTGGAAATGGGCTCCCCATTCTTGCCATGTAGAGCTCGGTCAGGTCGCTTTGTGGTAAAGGACTACTCTCTTAAGATGTGGCTGAAAGATTCTCCTTTCTGCATGGACCTTGAGTTAAAAGACGCTCCAGCACTTCCTAAATTAAACTCAATGAAGCTGATTGAAGGATATTTCATGAGAGCTGGTCTTGTATCAGCATTTAAAGATATACATGAGAGACTTGGGGAAGTATGGCCAAAAAAGTTTTCCAGGTTAGCTCTGTTGTCAGAAGAATGCAGGGACGAGGTTATGAAGGCTGATATACAAGGAAGGACAGAAAAACTGGAGAGAATGAAGAAGAAGGGTATTGTTACAGCAAGAAAATCTAAAACAAGAGCACGAAGAGAAAAATTTGTTAGGGAACAGGAACAAAACATGAAAGTAGTATTGGAGTAG
- the LOC136521541 gene encoding pollen receptor-like kinase 3 isoform X2, whose protein sequence is MAPSRHRLLFLAVAATIAAAFLAAVAAENTMTDVEALMQLKKSFANSSSLSSWLVTDKEGSKSPCAPGSHHWHGVVCSGGVVTGLRLNDLELGGTIEVNSLSSFPRLRSISFARNNFSGPLPAFHQIKALKSMYLSDNQFSGSIPDDFFANLSHLKKLWLNGNQLSGYIPASISEATSLLELHLDRNAFTGELPAVPPPALKSLNVSDNDLEGVVPEAFRKFNATSSLPSSRARKLDMEGLEEKPPEYVAVKQASSAPQKRSSSWLGKRPGSSLGGLGHRRAASAAKVDDLSTKSAGDLVMVNESKGVFGLTDLMKAAAEVIGSGGGLGSAYKAVMANGVAVVVKRSRDMNRATKDAFEAEMKRLGAMRHANLLPPLAYHYRKDEKLLVYEYIPKGSLLYVLHGDRGMDYAALDWPTRLKVAVGVARATAFLHTALAGHEAPHGNLKSANILLAPDFEPLLVDFGFSGLINHMQSPNSLFAYRAPECVAGHPVSAMADVYCLGVVLLELLTGKFPSQYLQNAKGGTDLVMWATSAMADGYERDLFDPALMAAWKFALPDMTRLMQVAVDCVETDLEKRPEMKEALARVEEVAATALATVRERQQDESGSEGSAPSADSASRSSHASYVREGSMQRVTSVGERSLRRGSNDPSYGYGIS, encoded by the exons ATGGCCCCGTCTCGCCACCGCCTCCTcttcctcgccgtcgccgccaccatTGCCGCAGCGTTCCTAGCTGCCGTCGCTGCGGAGAACACCATGACCGACGTGGAGGCGCTGATGCAGCTCAAAAAGTCCTTCGCCAACTCCTCGTCGCTCTCGTCGTGGCTCGTTACCGATAAGGAAGGCAGCAAATCCCCCTGCGCGCCGGGCTCGCACCACTGGCATGGCGTGGTGTGCTCCGGCGGAGTAGTCACCGGCCTCCGCCTCAACGACCTCGAGCTCGGCGGCACCATCGAGGTCAACTCGCTCTCCAGCTTCCCGCGCCTCAGGTCCATCTCCTTTGCCAGGAACAACTTCTCCGGCCCACTCCCCGCCTTCCACCAGatcaaggcgctcaagtcaatgtACCTCTCCGACAACCAGTTCTCCGGCAGCATTCCCGACGACTTCTTCGCCAACCTCAGCCACCTCAAGAAGCTCTGGCTCAATGGCAACCAGCTCTCCGGCTACATTCCAGCTTCCATCTCAGAGGCCACGTCCCTCCTCGAGCTCCACCTCGATCGCAACGCCTTCACGGGGGAGCTCCccgccgtgccaccgccggcgcTCAAGTCGCTCAACGTATCTGACAATGACCTTGAAGGCGTCGTCCCCGAGGCTTTCCGGAAGTTCAACGCCACCAG CAGCCTGCCCAGCAGCCGTGCCCGCAAGCTCGACATGGAGGGCCTCGAGGAGAAGCCACCCGAGTACGTGGCCGTCAAGCAGGCGTCGTCGGCCCCGCAGAAGCGGAGCTCCTCGTGGCTCGGGAAGAGGCCAGGGTCGTCGCTAGGCGGGCTTGGACACCGGCGGGCCGCTTCTGCCGCGAAGGTGGACGATCTGAGCACCAAATCCGCCGGGGATCTGGTCATGGTGAACGAAAGCAAGGGCGTGTTTGGGCTCACCGACCTGATGAAGGCGGCGGCCGAGGTGATCGGGAGCGGCGGCGGGCTTGGGTCAGCGTACAAGGCGGTGATGGCCAACGGCGTGGCCGTCGTGGTCAAGCGCTCCCGCGACATGAACCGGGCGACCAAGGACGCGTTCGAAGCCGAGATGAAGCGGCTCGGCGCGATGCGCCACGCCAACCTGCTGCCGCCGCTGGCCTACCACTACCGCAAGGACGAGAAGCTCCTGGTGTACGAGTACATCCCCAAGGGCAGCCTGCTGTACGTCCTCCACGGCGACCGGGGCATGGACTACGCGGCGCTGGACTGGCCGACGCGGCTCAAGGTGGCCGTCGGCGTCGCACGAGCCACGGCGTTCCTCCACACGGCGCTTGCCGGCCACGAGGCGCCCCACGGCAACCTCAAGTCGGCCAACATTCTGCTCGCGCCGGACTTCGAGCCGCTCCTAGTCGACTTCGGGTTCTCGGGCCTCATCAACCACATGCAGTCCCCGAACTCCTTGTTTGCGTACCGCGCCCCCGAGTGCGTCGCCGGCCACCCCGTGAGTGCAATGGCCGACGTCTACTGCCTCGGCGTCGTCCTCCTCGAGCTCCTCACCGGCAAGTTCCCGTCGCAGTACCTCCAGAACGCCAAGGGCGGCACGGACCTCGTCATGTGGGCGACGTCGGCGATGGCCGACGGCTACGAGCGAGACCTGTTCGACCCGGCCCTCATGGCGGCGTGGAAGTTCGCCCTGCCGGACATGACGCGGCTCATGCAGGTGGCCGTGGACTGCGTCGAGACGGACCTGGAGAAGCGGCCGGAGATGAAAGAGGCCTTGGCGAGGGTGGAGGAGGTGGCGGCGACGGCTTTAGCCACGGTGAGGGAGAGGCAACAAGATGAGAGCGGCAGCGAGGGGAGTGCGCCGTCGGCAGACTCGGCTAGCAGAAGCTCGCACGCCTCGTACGTGCGAGAGGGGTCGATGCAGCGGGTCACAAGCGTCGGCGAGCGGTCGTTGCGGCGAGGAAGCAACGACCCCTCGTACGGGTACGGCATCTCGTGA
- the LOC136521541 gene encoding pollen receptor-like kinase 3 isoform X1: MAPSRHRLLFLAVAATIAAAFLAAVAAENTMTDVEALMQLKKSFANSSSLSSWLVTDKEGSKSPCAPGSHHWHGVVCSGGVVTGLRLNDLELGGTIEVNSLSSFPRLRSISFARNNFSGPLPAFHQIKALKSMYLSDNQFSGSIPDDFFANLSHLKKLWLNGNQLSGYIPASISEATSLLELHLDRNAFTGELPAVPPPALKSLNVSDNDLEGVVPEAFRKFNATRFAGNEYLCFVPTRVKQCKREQAVTSSSRRAIMVLATLLLSAVVMVIALRLCSSLPSSRARKLDMEGLEEKPPEYVAVKQASSAPQKRSSSWLGKRPGSSLGGLGHRRAASAAKVDDLSTKSAGDLVMVNESKGVFGLTDLMKAAAEVIGSGGGLGSAYKAVMANGVAVVVKRSRDMNRATKDAFEAEMKRLGAMRHANLLPPLAYHYRKDEKLLVYEYIPKGSLLYVLHGDRGMDYAALDWPTRLKVAVGVARATAFLHTALAGHEAPHGNLKSANILLAPDFEPLLVDFGFSGLINHMQSPNSLFAYRAPECVAGHPVSAMADVYCLGVVLLELLTGKFPSQYLQNAKGGTDLVMWATSAMADGYERDLFDPALMAAWKFALPDMTRLMQVAVDCVETDLEKRPEMKEALARVEEVAATALATVRERQQDESGSEGSAPSADSASRSSHASYVREGSMQRVTSVGERSLRRGSNDPSYGYGIS, encoded by the coding sequence ATGGCCCCGTCTCGCCACCGCCTCCTcttcctcgccgtcgccgccaccatTGCCGCAGCGTTCCTAGCTGCCGTCGCTGCGGAGAACACCATGACCGACGTGGAGGCGCTGATGCAGCTCAAAAAGTCCTTCGCCAACTCCTCGTCGCTCTCGTCGTGGCTCGTTACCGATAAGGAAGGCAGCAAATCCCCCTGCGCGCCGGGCTCGCACCACTGGCATGGCGTGGTGTGCTCCGGCGGAGTAGTCACCGGCCTCCGCCTCAACGACCTCGAGCTCGGCGGCACCATCGAGGTCAACTCGCTCTCCAGCTTCCCGCGCCTCAGGTCCATCTCCTTTGCCAGGAACAACTTCTCCGGCCCACTCCCCGCCTTCCACCAGatcaaggcgctcaagtcaatgtACCTCTCCGACAACCAGTTCTCCGGCAGCATTCCCGACGACTTCTTCGCCAACCTCAGCCACCTCAAGAAGCTCTGGCTCAATGGCAACCAGCTCTCCGGCTACATTCCAGCTTCCATCTCAGAGGCCACGTCCCTCCTCGAGCTCCACCTCGATCGCAACGCCTTCACGGGGGAGCTCCccgccgtgccaccgccggcgcTCAAGTCGCTCAACGTATCTGACAATGACCTTGAAGGCGTCGTCCCCGAGGCTTTCCGGAAGTTCAACGCCACCAGGTTCGCCGGCAACGAGTACCTCTGTTTCGTGCCGACCCGCGTGAAGCAGTGCAAGCGCGAGCAGGCTGTGACCAGCTCGTCCAGGCGGGCTATCATGGTGCTCGCCACGCTGCTTCTCTCGGCCGTCGTGATGGTCATCGCCCTGCGCTTGTGCAGCAGCCTGCCCAGCAGCCGTGCCCGCAAGCTCGACATGGAGGGCCTCGAGGAGAAGCCACCCGAGTACGTGGCCGTCAAGCAGGCGTCGTCGGCCCCGCAGAAGCGGAGCTCCTCGTGGCTCGGGAAGAGGCCAGGGTCGTCGCTAGGCGGGCTTGGACACCGGCGGGCCGCTTCTGCCGCGAAGGTGGACGATCTGAGCACCAAATCCGCCGGGGATCTGGTCATGGTGAACGAAAGCAAGGGCGTGTTTGGGCTCACCGACCTGATGAAGGCGGCGGCCGAGGTGATCGGGAGCGGCGGCGGGCTTGGGTCAGCGTACAAGGCGGTGATGGCCAACGGCGTGGCCGTCGTGGTCAAGCGCTCCCGCGACATGAACCGGGCGACCAAGGACGCGTTCGAAGCCGAGATGAAGCGGCTCGGCGCGATGCGCCACGCCAACCTGCTGCCGCCGCTGGCCTACCACTACCGCAAGGACGAGAAGCTCCTGGTGTACGAGTACATCCCCAAGGGCAGCCTGCTGTACGTCCTCCACGGCGACCGGGGCATGGACTACGCGGCGCTGGACTGGCCGACGCGGCTCAAGGTGGCCGTCGGCGTCGCACGAGCCACGGCGTTCCTCCACACGGCGCTTGCCGGCCACGAGGCGCCCCACGGCAACCTCAAGTCGGCCAACATTCTGCTCGCGCCGGACTTCGAGCCGCTCCTAGTCGACTTCGGGTTCTCGGGCCTCATCAACCACATGCAGTCCCCGAACTCCTTGTTTGCGTACCGCGCCCCCGAGTGCGTCGCCGGCCACCCCGTGAGTGCAATGGCCGACGTCTACTGCCTCGGCGTCGTCCTCCTCGAGCTCCTCACCGGCAAGTTCCCGTCGCAGTACCTCCAGAACGCCAAGGGCGGCACGGACCTCGTCATGTGGGCGACGTCGGCGATGGCCGACGGCTACGAGCGAGACCTGTTCGACCCGGCCCTCATGGCGGCGTGGAAGTTCGCCCTGCCGGACATGACGCGGCTCATGCAGGTGGCCGTGGACTGCGTCGAGACGGACCTGGAGAAGCGGCCGGAGATGAAAGAGGCCTTGGCGAGGGTGGAGGAGGTGGCGGCGACGGCTTTAGCCACGGTGAGGGAGAGGCAACAAGATGAGAGCGGCAGCGAGGGGAGTGCGCCGTCGGCAGACTCGGCTAGCAGAAGCTCGCACGCCTCGTACGTGCGAGAGGGGTCGATGCAGCGGGTCACAAGCGTCGGCGAGCGGTCGTTGCGGCGAGGAAGCAACGACCCCTCGTACGGGTACGGCATCTCGTGA